In Oceanococcus sp. HetDA_MAG_MS8, the following are encoded in one genomic region:
- the proB gene encoding glutamate 5-kinase, translated as MNELWVIKLGSSLITQHGRCLDRDWIAQMAAQISQLHSRGIGAVVVSSGAVAAGLQALQMDGRPEELEELQGAAAVGQPLVMQAWSQALRDNGLRVAQILLSHDDARLRERYLNLRAMVRRLVEYGVIPIINENDSVCTDEIKFGDNDRLAAMVADLAGAQRLVLATDQWGLLTADPRKDPAARRITRADAGDARLDAMAGDGGKLGQGGMRTKLDAARRSARSGVNTWIVHGRQPNLLPGLVDGVVPGTELLAPTGDGVWNARRRWLGTALHVEGDVIIDAGAAKVLSTGEASLLPVGVVDVRGEFLSGDLVRCLDPEGHEVARGLINYAAADMLRLCGAKGHEIEARLGREGDAEVIHRDNLLISGGDLG; from the coding sequence ATGAACGAATTATGGGTGATTAAACTCGGCTCATCGCTGATTACCCAACATGGACGTTGTTTAGATCGCGATTGGATCGCGCAAATGGCGGCACAAATCTCTCAGCTCCACTCGCGTGGCATAGGTGCTGTGGTGGTGAGCTCGGGTGCGGTCGCCGCCGGCTTGCAGGCTTTGCAAATGGATGGGCGACCAGAGGAGCTGGAAGAGCTGCAAGGCGCCGCTGCCGTGGGCCAGCCTCTGGTGATGCAAGCTTGGTCTCAGGCTCTGCGAGACAATGGTCTGCGCGTCGCGCAAATTCTGCTCAGCCACGACGATGCCCGGCTGCGTGAGCGCTATTTGAATTTGCGCGCCATGGTTCGCCGCCTGGTCGAGTATGGAGTGATACCGATCATTAACGAAAATGACTCGGTATGTACGGACGAAATCAAGTTTGGAGACAACGATCGCCTTGCGGCCATGGTTGCCGACCTTGCGGGCGCCCAGCGTTTGGTATTAGCCACAGATCAATGGGGTTTGCTCACTGCGGATCCGCGCAAAGACCCGGCTGCACGCCGCATTACCCGCGCTGATGCTGGCGACGCCCGCCTGGATGCGATGGCCGGCGACGGCGGCAAACTGGGGCAGGGCGGTATGCGCACCAAGCTGGATGCGGCGCGGCGCTCGGCCCGGAGTGGGGTCAACACCTGGATTGTGCATGGGCGCCAACCGAATCTTTTGCCAGGATTGGTGGACGGCGTGGTTCCAGGAACGGAGCTTTTGGCGCCCACCGGTGACGGTGTGTGGAACGCACGTCGGCGCTGGTTGGGTACAGCCTTGCACGTCGAGGGCGATGTCATCATCGATGCTGGTGCGGCTAAGGTGTTGAGTACCGGCGAGGCTAGCTTGCTTCCTGTTGGTGTCGTAGATGTGCGCGGTGAGTTCTTGTCCGGGGACTTGGTGCGCTGCTTGGATCCAGAAGGTCATGAGGTGGCGCGCGGGCTTATCAATTATGCCGCCGCCGATATGCTGCGCTTATGCGGTGCCAAGGGTCATGAGATCGAAGCGCGACTGGGCCGTGAAGGCGATGCTGAGGTTATTCACCGCGACAACCTACTCATTTCTGGTGGCGATTTAGGCTAG
- the rpsT gene encoding 30S ribosomal protein S20 codes for MANSPQAKKRARQAEDRRQRNSAQRSRYRTLIKTVRAALNSGDKAAAQDAFAKCEPVLDRYASRGLVHKNFASRTKSRLRAAIKALG; via the coding sequence GTGGCAAATTCTCCCCAAGCTAAAAAACGTGCCCGTCAGGCCGAAGACCGTCGCCAACGCAACTCTGCGCAGCGGTCTCGCTACCGGACTTTGATCAAAACTGTGCGCGCCGCCCTGAATTCAGGCGACAAGGCCGCAGCGCAGGATGCATTTGCCAAGTGCGAGCCCGTTCTTGACCGTTACGCTAGTCGTGGTCTGGTGCACAAAAACTTCGCATCGCGCACCAAGAGCCGTTTACGCGCAGCGATTAAAGCCCTGGGCTAA
- the murJ gene encoding murein biosynthesis integral membrane protein MurJ produces MRQSLLRSTVVVSAATLLSRILGFVRDVMLAVWFGAGPAMDAFLVAFKIPNFLRRLFAEGAFSQAFVPVLAQTRQEEGTEGVRSLVARSLGLLATVLAVLSIFAVAAAPWVIAVFAPGFAAEDGRAELAAELLRLTFPYLLFISLVALASAVLQTWERFAWPALAPVALNICLIGFGAWGVYAWERPIMALAWGVFSAGAAQLILVALPLHRMGLLAWPQWRPRDAKVRRILRLMAPIVFASSVAQLALLLDSILASILAVGSVSWLYYADRLMELPLGVFAIAISTVLLPGLARAHAQQNHALAARHLAWAVQWSALIVVPAAIALAVLAEVLVVGLFAYGEFSAVDAHMTSAALRAYALGLLGFSGVKVLFPAYSSRQDTRTPVRIGIIALSVGMLFNVVAVLWALRNQWEHAHVLLALGTSVAACLNATMLWRKLPAGLKASVHGAMIWRPLVAGAGMGVLLWASLPGSEFWWQTGLWTRVLWLSGLILVGLLSYAMLSLLLGLRLHHLRSREAL; encoded by the coding sequence GTGCGCCAAAGCCTTCTTCGTTCCACTGTTGTTGTCAGTGCCGCCACCTTGCTGTCGCGGATTTTAGGTTTTGTCCGTGATGTGATGCTAGCGGTGTGGTTCGGTGCAGGACCGGCTATGGATGCCTTCCTGGTGGCGTTCAAGATCCCCAACTTCCTGCGCAGGCTCTTTGCCGAAGGGGCCTTTTCGCAAGCCTTCGTACCGGTGCTGGCGCAGACCCGGCAAGAGGAGGGAACTGAGGGCGTGCGCAGTTTGGTGGCGCGGAGCTTGGGCTTATTGGCCACTGTGCTCGCCGTGCTCAGCATATTCGCGGTCGCAGCTGCGCCCTGGGTCATAGCCGTCTTTGCGCCGGGGTTTGCTGCTGAGGATGGGCGCGCGGAGTTAGCGGCAGAGTTACTTCGGCTGACCTTTCCTTATCTGCTCTTCATTTCGCTTGTGGCCTTGGCGTCCGCGGTATTGCAGACCTGGGAGCGCTTTGCTTGGCCAGCATTAGCACCAGTGGCGCTGAACATTTGTTTGATCGGCTTTGGTGCCTGGGGGGTATACGCCTGGGAGCGGCCCATCATGGCTTTGGCTTGGGGCGTGTTTTCGGCTGGGGCGGCGCAGCTCATTCTGGTAGCCCTACCACTTCATCGCATGGGCTTGCTGGCCTGGCCGCAATGGCGTCCTCGCGATGCTAAGGTTCGGCGTATTTTGCGCTTGATGGCCCCGATCGTTTTTGCGTCCAGTGTTGCGCAGTTGGCACTTTTGTTGGACAGCATCCTCGCCTCGATACTGGCCGTTGGCAGCGTGAGTTGGCTGTACTACGCAGATCGGCTGATGGAGCTTCCCTTAGGCGTGTTCGCCATTGCCATTAGCACCGTGCTCTTGCCCGGATTGGCGCGGGCCCATGCTCAGCAGAACCATGCGCTGGCGGCGCGCCACTTGGCCTGGGCCGTGCAGTGGAGTGCTCTCATCGTGGTTCCTGCAGCGATTGCCTTGGCGGTACTGGCCGAGGTCTTAGTTGTAGGACTATTTGCCTATGGAGAGTTTTCGGCAGTCGATGCACACATGACTTCGGCGGCACTGCGCGCTTATGCCCTGGGTCTGTTGGGCTTTAGCGGGGTGAAGGTTCTTTTTCCCGCATATTCGTCACGCCAGGACACGCGAACACCGGTGCGTATTGGAATTATCGCTTTGAGCGTTGGCATGCTTTTCAACGTGGTGGCCGTGCTCTGGGCGCTGCGCAATCAATGGGAGCACGCGCATGTGTTGTTGGCGCTGGGGACCTCCGTGGCGGCTTGTCTGAATGCGACGATGTTGTGGCGTAAGCTGCCTGCAGGTCTCAAAGCCAGTGTGCACGGGGCTATGATTTGGCGTCCGCTAGTCGCGGGAGCGGGAATGGGGGTGCTGCTGTGGGCGTCGCTACCCGGGTCAGAGTTTTGGTGGCAGACGGGCCTGTGGACGCGGGTGCTGTGGTTATCCGGGCTCATTCTTGTGGGATTATTGAGTTATGCGATGTTGAGTTTGCTGCTGGGTTTGCGCCTGCATCATCTGCGTAGCCGGGAGGCCTTGTAA
- a CDS encoding bifunctional riboflavin kinase/FAD synthetase, with product MRVFAGWRRLREDIQPTALTLGNFDGVHRGHQQLIQRVSVLAAQRNLRSTVVTFEPLPREYFGPRQAPPRLYSLAQKLQALRDVGAEQVVVLPFDARLAATDADSFVQRLICADLKARALVIGDDWRFGKGRRGDFALLSRYAETGAFALERAPTFSLEGDRVSSTRIRSVLAQGDALLAHRLLGRPYAVRGRVVRGAQLGTQLGTPTANVVTRFEVPLRWGVYCAWLNGTPAIANFGCRPTVDGAAPLLEVHLLRDGRDLYNSRVEVTFGAYLRAEQSFSGLDALKAQIHQDVEQARHWHQTHSAES from the coding sequence ATGCGGGTGTTTGCCGGGTGGAGACGCCTACGTGAGGATATACAGCCAACCGCGCTGACCTTGGGGAATTTCGATGGCGTCCATCGGGGGCACCAACAGCTGATACAACGGGTTTCAGTGCTGGCGGCGCAACGCAATTTGCGTTCGACTGTGGTGACTTTTGAGCCTCTGCCACGCGAATACTTCGGTCCTCGTCAGGCTCCGCCTCGCTTGTACAGCTTGGCGCAAAAGCTTCAGGCATTGCGGGACGTCGGAGCGGAGCAAGTCGTGGTTTTGCCCTTTGATGCTCGCCTGGCAGCGACCGACGCGGACAGTTTCGTGCAGCGTTTGATCTGTGCCGACCTCAAGGCCAGAGCTTTGGTAATTGGCGATGATTGGCGCTTTGGTAAGGGGCGGCGTGGAGATTTCGCGCTGTTATCACGCTATGCGGAGACTGGGGCATTTGCCCTTGAGCGTGCCCCGACCTTTAGCCTTGAAGGCGATCGAGTGAGTAGCACTCGAATTCGCTCTGTGCTTGCCCAAGGAGACGCTCTGTTGGCTCATCGCTTATTGGGGCGCCCTTACGCGGTGCGTGGTCGTGTGGTTCGCGGGGCCCAGTTGGGGACTCAGTTAGGAACACCTACGGCCAATGTGGTGACTCGGTTTGAGGTGCCTTTGCGTTGGGGGGTCTATTGCGCGTGGTTGAATGGTACCCCTGCCATTGCGAACTTCGGTTGTAGGCCCACAGTGGACGGGGCAGCGCCCTTGCTAGAGGTCCACCTGCTGAGGGATGGCCGTGACCTGTACAATTCCAGGGTCGAAGTGACCTTTGGCGCGTACCTACGCGCCGAACAGAGCTTTTCCGGGCTAGACGCGCTCAAGGCTCAAATCCATCAGGATGTGGAGCAGGCGCGTCACTGGCATCAAACCCACTCAGCTGAATCCTGA
- the lspA gene encoding signal peptidase II, with protein sequence MWSRRVTGIKPTQLNPDRVRSLSNVYGLWLSLVILIVDQVTKQWVHLGVDWYERIPVLPFLNITHLRNTGAAFSSFANLPPWFFVSLAVAVSLGMMVWLRRNAFGQRLVALAFCLIIGGALGNVIDRVRHGYVVDFIDFYIGDWHFAAFNVADMAISVGAFFLVVDMLLEWRRGSQGSRV encoded by the coding sequence ATGTGGAGCAGGCGCGTCACTGGCATCAAACCCACTCAGCTGAATCCTGATCGCGTGCGCAGTCTCTCCAACGTTTACGGCTTATGGCTCTCCTTAGTGATTCTGATTGTGGATCAGGTCACCAAACAGTGGGTGCATCTGGGGGTGGATTGGTACGAGCGCATCCCGGTGTTGCCATTTCTCAATATCACGCATTTGCGCAATACCGGAGCCGCATTTTCCTCCTTTGCCAACTTGCCACCCTGGTTTTTCGTCAGCTTGGCGGTGGCCGTATCCTTGGGAATGATGGTGTGGCTGCGTCGGAACGCTTTTGGTCAGCGCTTGGTGGCATTGGCGTTCTGCCTCATCATCGGCGGTGCTTTGGGCAATGTGATCGATCGTGTGCGGCACGGCTACGTGGTTGACTTCATCGATTTCTACATTGGCGATTGGCATTTTGCCGCCTTCAATGTGGCCGATATGGCCATCTCAGTTGGAGCCTTTTTCCTGGTCGTAGACATGCTGCTGGAATGGCGACGTGGTAGCCAGGGGTCGCGTGTATGA
- the ispH gene encoding 4-hydroxy-3-methylbut-2-enyl diphosphate reductase translates to MKILLANPRGFCAGVDRAIEIVERALDRLPPPVYVRHEVVHNRFVVDGLKAKGAIFVEEVADIPAGAICIFSAHGVSQAVREQARERGCTVIDATCPLVTKVHVEVVRYAREGRDVVLIGHAGHPEVEGTMGQFDNSFGGRIHLVESPEDVAKLQPQRPEHMAYVTQTTLSMDDTAVVIEALRQHFPQIKGPRKDDICYATQNRQDAVRELASHCDLVLVVGSKNSSNSNRLSELARNCGTQAYLIDGADDIDPSWLENVDKVGVTAGASAPEILVQRVIDRLRSLGGETVQEREGVEETITFALPSLLRDPA, encoded by the coding sequence ATGAAGATTTTGCTCGCAAATCCGCGCGGTTTTTGCGCTGGTGTTGATCGCGCCATTGAAATCGTGGAGCGCGCTTTAGACCGGTTGCCGCCACCCGTATATGTACGCCATGAAGTGGTGCATAACCGCTTTGTGGTCGATGGCCTCAAAGCTAAGGGCGCCATTTTTGTGGAAGAGGTGGCCGACATCCCCGCTGGCGCTATCTGCATTTTTTCCGCGCATGGCGTGAGTCAGGCCGTGCGGGAGCAGGCGCGCGAACGAGGTTGCACCGTGATTGACGCGACCTGCCCGCTGGTCACTAAAGTGCATGTGGAAGTGGTGCGTTATGCCCGTGAGGGCCGGGACGTGGTCCTGATTGGACATGCCGGACATCCCGAGGTTGAAGGCACCATGGGCCAGTTTGATAACAGCTTTGGGGGGCGCATCCATCTCGTAGAAAGCCCGGAAGACGTGGCCAAGCTGCAACCTCAGCGCCCCGAGCACATGGCCTATGTGACCCAAACCACGCTGTCTATGGACGACACCGCCGTGGTGATTGAGGCCTTGCGTCAGCACTTTCCGCAGATCAAGGGGCCGCGCAAAGACGACATTTGTTACGCCACACAAAACCGTCAGGATGCGGTGCGAGAGCTCGCAAGTCATTGCGATTTGGTGTTGGTGGTGGGGTCTAAAAACTCCAGCAACTCCAATCGCTTATCCGAACTCGCCCGCAATTGTGGCACCCAGGCTTACCTCATCGATGGGGCCGATGACATCGACCCCAGTTGGCTAGAAAACGTCGATAAGGTGGGTGTCACGGCAGGAGCTTCGGCACCTGAAATTTTGGTGCAGCGGGTGATCGACCGCCTGCGCTCCCTTGGCGGAGAAACCGTCCAAGAACGGGAAGGCGTGGAGGAAACCATTACCTTTGCGCTGCCATCTCTATTGCGCGATCCTGCATGA
- a CDS encoding FAD-binding oxidoreductase, with translation MTQALAADLIVIGGGVLGLSVAWRAQQRGLRVCVVDASMGAPSATPSSAGVLWPLEPLAADSPFRRWVQQSLALYPAFLSSLTQAPQADCGFVRPGLLRFDAQPDALELGEEWAAPSWPGQIAPVEGAWVAHAARIDPPKLLSCLRRNLREAGVNILPERALELRDEGEVLTASSRLRAAHVVMATGAWPMRNAGDLSPVAGQMQHLRPQTPYQGPMLVDGDAYLVPLPSGDVLLGATLEQRGYAAKVTEVAKDWLQQRLSSFAEHLGPSHVQWQWLGLRPCYAQGQRPLIGQLEPGSRLAWASGAYRLGMTIAPAVAEQVSAWAASEPAALPLIEE, from the coding sequence ATGACCCAGGCTTTAGCGGCCGATCTGATTGTGATCGGCGGTGGCGTACTAGGCCTGAGTGTGGCGTGGCGAGCGCAGCAGCGCGGTCTGCGCGTTTGCGTAGTAGATGCTTCGATGGGTGCCCCCAGCGCGACGCCATCGTCAGCTGGCGTGCTTTGGCCCCTAGAGCCCCTGGCGGCAGATAGTCCTTTCCGCCGCTGGGTGCAGCAATCCTTAGCGCTTTACCCCGCTTTTCTGAGTAGCCTTACGCAAGCCCCACAGGCCGACTGCGGCTTCGTCCGCCCTGGGCTGTTGCGCTTTGATGCGCAGCCGGACGCGCTAGAGTTGGGGGAAGAATGGGCGGCGCCGTCTTGGCCCGGTCAAATTGCGCCGGTGGAGGGGGCTTGGGTTGCGCATGCAGCGCGAATCGACCCGCCCAAGCTATTGAGCTGTTTGCGTCGCAATTTGCGCGAGGCCGGAGTGAACATACTGCCGGAGCGCGCGCTGGAGCTCAGGGATGAGGGTGAGGTACTCACGGCCTCCAGTCGGCTGCGCGCGGCACATGTGGTGATGGCGACTGGAGCCTGGCCCATGCGCAACGCAGGCGACTTAAGTCCTGTGGCTGGGCAGATGCAGCATCTCCGGCCACAGACGCCGTATCAGGGTCCTATGCTCGTGGACGGTGATGCGTATTTGGTGCCCTTGCCAAGCGGAGATGTGCTCTTGGGCGCAACCCTGGAACAGCGGGGATATGCAGCCAAAGTCACCGAGGTGGCCAAAGACTGGCTACAACAGCGGCTGTCGTCATTTGCTGAGCACCTCGGGCCAAGTCATGTGCAATGGCAATGGTTGGGGTTACGCCCGTGCTACGCGCAGGGACAGCGCCCCCTCATTGGTCAGCTGGAGCCAGGGTCCAGGCTGGCTTGGGCCAGCGGGGCCTACCGACTAGGAATGACGATTGCCCCCGCGGTGGCGGAGCAGGTTAGTGCCTGGGCAGCATCGGAGCCTGCAGCGCTACCGCTTATCGAGGAATAA
- a CDS encoding GspH/FimT family pseudopilin, with protein sequence MITASRSAHQGLTLIELLVVMAMVAITTTVAVPSFQNFIQNNRLVTVANELVSSLTLARSMAISQRAPSIVCRSANATAQAPACGGDGRWEDGWIVFSDLNGDNAFNAANEPLWQQRGAAPALVEIGAGANLDPMVRFAPIGTAPGFNGTFSVCDDRKGEARHANRMREIVVSIVGRVRVVDGDGGTACPE encoded by the coding sequence GTGATCACCGCCAGCCGCTCTGCGCATCAAGGCCTGACATTGATTGAACTTCTGGTGGTCATGGCCATGGTGGCTATCACCACCACCGTGGCTGTTCCGTCCTTCCAGAATTTCATTCAAAACAATCGCTTGGTCACGGTTGCCAATGAGTTGGTATCCAGCCTGACCTTAGCCCGCTCCATGGCTATCAGCCAGCGTGCGCCGAGCATTGTGTGTCGTAGCGCGAATGCCACGGCGCAAGCGCCAGCCTGTGGTGGGGACGGTCGCTGGGAGGATGGCTGGATCGTGTTTAGCGACCTCAACGGTGACAACGCCTTTAACGCAGCCAATGAGCCCTTGTGGCAGCAGCGGGGGGCGGCGCCAGCATTAGTTGAAATTGGGGCCGGCGCTAACCTCGACCCGATGGTGCGCTTTGCTCCCATCGGTACGGCTCCAGGGTTTAACGGCACCTTTTCCGTATGTGATGACCGCAAAGGGGAAGCACGCCATGCCAACCGTATGCGCGAGATCGTTGTCTCTATCGTCGGTCGTGTGCGGGTCGTGGATGGCGATGGAGGGACCGCATGTCCAGAGTGA
- the pilV gene encoding type IV pilus modification protein PilV, with translation MSRVNNPMASPQSNVVYSQQRGVSLIEVLVALVVLSVGFVGYAGLQMIGVRTASDALLRTQAIGLAENMVERMHANRSAINDVEVNGGNSLYAGIRSANINCAAPPLNCDRMGDGTAASMCNVPELVAWDAFTVYCGFPAANGETMGGIQDTLPDGALAVDCIGAGGACLPGSAHQVTVSWEELESDGDANADQDGDGDKLMQTRQVQLQVVP, from the coding sequence ATGTCCAGAGTGAATAATCCAATGGCGAGTCCTCAGAGCAATGTGGTCTACAGCCAACAACGAGGGGTCAGCCTAATCGAGGTGCTAGTGGCCCTGGTGGTTCTCAGCGTAGGCTTTGTAGGCTACGCCGGGCTGCAAATGATTGGGGTGCGCACGGCCAGCGATGCCTTACTGCGGACGCAGGCTATTGGCTTGGCTGAAAACATGGTTGAGCGTATGCACGCCAACCGTTCTGCGATTAACGATGTAGAGGTCAACGGTGGCAATAGCCTATACGCCGGTATTCGTTCGGCCAACATCAATTGCGCCGCGCCGCCCTTGAATTGCGACCGTATGGGCGATGGCACCGCCGCTTCTATGTGTAATGTTCCGGAACTGGTGGCTTGGGATGCTTTTACCGTGTACTGCGGTTTCCCGGCGGCCAATGGCGAAACCATGGGAGGAATTCAGGACACCCTCCCCGATGGCGCGCTGGCTGTAGATTGCATTGGAGCCGGTGGTGCTTGTTTGCCCGGCTCTGCTCATCAGGTCACCGTGAGCTGGGAGGAACTGGAGTCTGATGGTGATGCCAACGCCGACCAAGACGGCGATGGAGACAAATTGATGCAAACCCGTCAAGTCCAGCTGCAGGTGGTGCCATGA
- a CDS encoding PilW family protein, whose product MRESTQQGLTLTELLIAMALGSVLVLGVVQVFMSGKASYTVQESLARLQDNGRYADFFLERTLRQAGRPQERVPTNNFQPVDFRPDGSGEPATRDGGANGNGPDVVTVMYRSNTNCLGNNTNYGAQSMVDAEGALYARDQFFLDDENPPNLRCVGLGANGLPTPGNNQPVVEGVEDFQLLYGVDVDGDGQPNQYLRASDVPNLQRENIVSIRYAVLLRSEDAMGAAMRGTTASDRRYAVLDAPMHGPFDDQRLREVFQSTVELRNRTQ is encoded by the coding sequence ATGAGGGAGTCAACGCAGCAGGGTTTAACGCTCACCGAACTGCTCATTGCGATGGCGCTGGGGTCGGTGTTAGTGCTTGGAGTGGTTCAGGTCTTTATGTCAGGTAAGGCCTCCTACACCGTGCAGGAGTCGCTGGCCAGGCTGCAGGACAATGGCCGCTACGCAGACTTTTTCTTGGAGCGTACTCTGCGTCAGGCTGGGCGCCCGCAGGAACGCGTGCCCACCAATAATTTTCAGCCGGTGGACTTCCGCCCAGATGGCAGTGGGGAGCCGGCTACTCGCGACGGTGGCGCCAACGGAAACGGGCCCGATGTGGTCACCGTCATGTATCGCTCGAATACCAATTGCTTAGGCAACAATACCAATTATGGTGCGCAAAGCATGGTCGATGCGGAAGGCGCTCTGTATGCGCGCGACCAGTTCTTTCTCGATGACGAGAATCCACCAAACCTGCGCTGCGTCGGTCTTGGAGCGAATGGGCTACCCACACCAGGCAACAATCAGCCGGTGGTGGAGGGCGTGGAAGATTTCCAGCTGCTGTACGGCGTTGATGTGGATGGCGATGGTCAACCTAACCAATATCTGCGCGCCAGTGATGTCCCCAACTTGCAGCGGGAGAACATCGTGAGTATTCGCTATGCCGTGCTGCTGCGGTCGGAAGATGCCATGGGCGCCGCCATGCGCGGCACCACTGCCAGTGATCGCCGCTATGCCGTGCTCGACGCACCCATGCATGGCCCCTTTGATGACCAACGTTTGCGCGAGGTCTTTCAGTCCACTGTAGAACTTCGGAACCGTACCCAATGA